The Pyrus communis chromosome 14, drPyrComm1.1, whole genome shotgun sequence sequence cattgagtattgaagaagttatgctcatttgaatcttacccagttccgGCGAAAacccgtggcttccaggctgttttccggccaactccgaccacgatgacgggaaccaagggtatatttcgattccttaccttcggggcttcaatttggtatattgaatgacatgttttggttgagttttgagctccaaaGGAGCTTGGGAATTTTCCGGCCGAGCTCCGGTGTTCTTCTCCGGGCACCCAGGCCTTCGGGCCGttctccacacacacacacgggcCTTAGGCCCGTTTGGTCTCTGGCCCAATACCCTCaccctttccttttttatttttagttatttcattttaaaaacccaaaaggccTTAGGGCCTTGGTTGCAGCCCAAACCCATTTCCCCTTTTAAATTAGGCCTTGGGCCATGAGgtttcaaacccaaacccactttccttctaacccaaacccaacccacctaaaacctaacccaattaccctaaccccaaaaccctaaagcccaaacccgtgacccgttgactgggtcaacggtcagcgttgacCTTTGACTTTGACCTTGaccggtcaacggtcaacgttgactttgatcgttgactttttgagttttcgtgcgagacccctcctaggctaatttcgacgttctaaacccgtttccgatgttcgttttcccaaattcaatcgtttgagtagagtttgactaaatgtaccctttatgtgcttaggggcaattattTGTGGCGTTTCCGTCTTCACTAGTGGCGTGGCTTTTCGGcggcgaagtactgtgagtggaccccttctaaaaatgcatgttttgatagtagaaatgcatacatgaaaagcatgatttgatgattatgttttatgaacgtttttgagataacatgcttactaaggctagtttgaattattactatttttcctataacccatgttcttatagcatatctgatggatgacgatatgatatttagaacatgtttagaacacctctttatagtatagatgatggatgactttatactatgaagttgattttcaatatatgtatgttcactgattttgtacttacctagtggtcctttccgctacgggacgtagggatagatccggtccgtcccgggcgacggtttggtgttggcatagggcctggagtgtgttttcctctgactgtctgctcagagacggggagccggcaaggggcctgaagtgcattttcctctAACTgtgtgctcagagacggggagccggcatggggcctgaagtgttatatcggacattcactagtgtttattatttatgcgagttatgatttgagacattgcacgacatgctaggtttcggaaaacctatgtttatcattatatttgtgttttcataaaacctgggggttagtatgttgataactgttttattatatatacatatcaaCTTGGtacactcatgtttgttttgcgcccccttcaggacttagaatcgaggcatacaatcccgacgtccaggcacttctgcatcggcatcttcgagtcctctcggtgaaAAACCCACtcatttgtttcattcaattttatattattttcttttaatgttctaggttagaggtgtgctctgaacacggtccttatttgcatattcattattcttttatatttataagccttatttatcctttgttttcagcatttgcactcaataaatggctttcgtcaccttcgggtgtcggccagcacgtgcctatcctggtattcggggaatatcggggtcggggcatGTCAACCAAATTCTTGTGTACGAGTTATGGGCAACGGCTCTCTAGCAAGCTTCCTCTTTGAAAGAGTGTAGGCCAAACTGGTACCCAAAAAAGGAAATTGCATTAGGAATTTGCGAGTGGGCTCTTGTATTTACACGAGGAGTGCAGCAGCCAAATCATCCATTGCGACATTAGGCCTCAGAACAAACTTCTAGACGACTTTTACACAGCAAGAATTTCCGACTTCAAATTGGCCAAGCTTTTGAAAATGGACCAGAATTAGACTACCACTGGAATCAGGGGAACTCGAGGCTATGTTTCTTAAAACATGCCTATCACAGAAAAGTCGATGCTTCCAGCGATGGCATTATGTTGCTAAAGATTATATGCTGCAGGAAGAGCTTCAACTAGGATGTCTGAAGATCAAATGGTTCTAGCAGACTGGGCATACAATTGCTAGGAGCAAAGAAACTAACAATGATGCTCGAAggataataaatttattaaaaaccGATACGCCATTAAACACTTTCTTGTACAGAATCACAAAGTAGATCAAGCAAGCAAAATATCACATCTTGCTCGAACCAACAAAAGAAGGAATAATCCAGAAAACCGATTCAGCTTGAATAACAATTAGTCTATCAAATTAAGCAAGCTTTGTTAACAAACACATGGAGTACATAATTCAAACCAAACTTCGATTAACCATAAATCTCCCAAGATCTCAACTTTACATATCAATTTCCAAAACCCATTACAAATCATAAAAACCCCACTACATTCTGCTGAAATTCAAAACCCTAAGATTTGGGGATTTCTTAAGCCCTCTCGCCCCTAATCCTACGAGCAAGCTGGATGTCCTTGGGCATAATGGTGACCCTCTTGGCATGAATGGCACACAGATTGGTGTCCTCAAACAGCCCCACCAAGTACGCCTCTGCCGCCTCCTGGAGCGCCGATACAGCGCTGCTCTGGAACCTCAAATCGGTCTTGAAGTCCTGTGCGATCTCCCTCACCAGCCTCTGGAACGGCAGCTTGCGGATCAGGAGCTCAGTGCTCTTCTGGTACTTCCTGATCTCCCTCAGGGCCACGGTTCCCGGCCTGAATCGGTGAGGCTTCTTCACTCCTCCGGTCGCGGGAGCAGATTTCCGAGCAGCCTTTGTTGCCAGCTGCTTCCTTGGTGCCTTTCCTCCGGTGGACTTGCGAGCAGTCTGCTTGGTACGAGCCATTTGGGAAGATGAAAGAGGAAGACTGAAGGGTTTAGAAAGCGTTTGCTTCTCGGGaaaattggagagattttgatTTGGATTGGATGGAAAATGGCAGAGGCTTTGAGGGTTATTTATTTACGGTTTGGAGAGCAGAGGAATCGCGggaagtttgaaattttgtgtTTTCGTGTGAAAATTTTGGAGGAGAAGGAGGCGGCGGGAGAGTATGAGCCGTTGATAACTGTGAGAATCGACGGTTGTGAGTGCTCGATCCGTGGCACTAGGATTTCGCCAATGGGAGGGGTGGTTTccctttttaaatataatatttttttttggttgaataaCCTGGACAAGTGATGATTTTTTAGGAATTTATTAAGATCAATTTCTTCTATTTGTGGGAAATGAGATTATGTGGGTGGTagtaattttaaagtttttattaaGGAGGTAAATATTGGTCACAAAATAATAACTAATGTTTGCCTTAATTAATTTCTCTTGTCAAGGTAACTAATGTTCCTAAGATCAATTTTCTTTCCGAAATGAAGGTATCCCATCAGCACAAGGGATTGGTTGGCTCAATTGCTATTCTTTGTGAGTGTAAACCACACgccaaaaacaataaagaaagaAACGTAACTGACGTGAGTCTGACGTCAAATCCACTCAGTCACAAACTCGGGCCTCCTGCCTAAGTGACGAGTCTGACGGTGCTGGGCTCCTCAATAGCCCGAGTGGGGTGGAGgactctaaaaacaaaaaagaaagcaaGATAACAAATGaagaaccaaaagaaaagtAATCATACCCAACTGCTAGAAAGTGCAAAATCATGTAATCTAAAGGAGGACTCTCCAGCAGTATCTCTCTCAAGCATGACCTCTGAGAGCAATGGCATAATTGCTGGTAGGGAGGCACTGCTCCTAAACCTAGTTTGGCCTCCGCTCGAAGAAACCGCTGCTCGATCCCagatgaatatatatatatatatatagaagttTTGGTGAAATgcatgaagaaaaataatatgttTCATCCGCGTCGGATGTGGACGATAATGGAGGTGTCCTTGGCCTTGAAGGATGAATGGAGGATCTTCTGTACACCGCTCCTTCCGTTCTTAAACGGCGACTTGCCGGTGGTGGAGCTTCCAATACGTATACGAATTTCCTGGACGATGTCTCCGGTTGGGAGCATGTCGCCGGTCCACTCGTCCACCTTGGAACTGCCTTTGAGGCACTCGATGGAAAGCACCGCGGGTGATTTCGACTCTGGTCGGGGAGTCCGAGCTTTGGCTGCAGCGCTCAGTCCATGGTCATTAGCTCTTGATGATGCGGTGCATTCTACGCTTGTATCTCATGTAATAATATGTAAAAGCGGTGTGCTGATTTAGTCCTTGAATTATCATCTCAGCGAAAATTAAGTGCCCGAATTATTTTTTCGGTGAAATAAGtccttaaatttattaaaaattgacAATTTCTTccttactattatattcaaaattaattcatccaatttttcgtcaacttaatcACTTGacacattttttaatataatactGTTATTTTCTCACCTATAAGTTCTTAACATTTCATGTAGGTTGCGAATAtatttaccctccaaagttaattctatacactatttatttatgaaaatttaTCAATCTACCCTCCATTGTGTATTacatgcaagtaacgtgacttaaaatgacgaaaaattgaatataatagCTTCGAATATAATATTAAGGATATAATTGGCAAATTTACTAATTCAAtgactaattttttttgaaaaaataagttAAGAACCTAATTTTCACACAAGTAATAATTGAATTCAAGGACTCAACTAGGTAAAATAAAGAGAGGGGAAGGGATTGGAAACTGAGTAAAAAGTCAATGAATATGAAGGGAATGAGAGGTTTTGGGGTGTCGTGGTTTTGTTTCACACTCAAAACTCAAGTCCACTAACTTTCTCTTCCATTAAGgcgaaattattttaaaatgctaTTTTTACACATTTTTAATACTAAatttacattaatttttttagaaatcCACTTGTATcggtaattttatatttatttaaaagataatacaaatatattataaaaaatataacaaaggTAATATTACTCGAGTTTTTACGCGCACTATAcagtttataaataaaaaacaaatacaagtgaaacaataatattatgagctcaccaaaaaaataaaatgaaaaaaacagcAAATTAGAGTAATAATATAACGACGACAAGGAAAGTGACGTCGTTAGAATTGGCTTgcaaataaaacaaattgagAAAAAATCCGCCAAAGCAGAGGAGGATTCTCGGTCGGCAGTTAACAATTAGCAGCCACAAATattctgaaaattttgaatcaaatggaATCTCCACCTCCATAGGACCATAGCCCTTCATATATTAATTGGTGGCCTCAAAACCCCTAAAAATTTCTACAAAATCCTCACTTGGATAATCATTTCTAGCAGAATCCTGTTTGGTTCCCGGGAAAATTGAGCTGCAGAAAAAGGTAAAGGACGAAGCTTTCTTTTCCAGGTTTCATATTTCCACTTGAATCAATCAATTATCCATTTTGTACGTCCCTTTTGGGATTAGGAAACTGCtcaattttggttttggtaTTTGGGTTTTTTTCGAAGGCGAGACCTTTGTGATGGTTTATGCTGAATTGTTGTTTGAACACTAAGTTTTGAATTTGGGTTATGCCTCGTGGAATACTTGGAGCTAACGAAAGCCTTGGCGCAAAACCAAGCGCACTAGCATTCTAAGATTCATATAACTGACGACATTTAGTTTGATAAGGATTTATTGTTTTTGAGAACTTTGTGATAATGTATGCAATTAGATAAttgctcaaatttgaatttagttttttgggtttttgtaaAAGGCGATATAGCTTTGTGATGGTTCAAGTTCTGCGACCATGCTGATGGTGTATGCTTCAGGAGTTATTACATATTCAGATTCTGCTCATAATTTTCTACAGCATGAGGCATCATTACCCTGCAAGACTACCCATGTGAATTTCTTGAACAAAATCTCAATTTGtattaacccaattggagctcCTTGTAACTCTACACCCTCTGCTTCTTACTTTTCGTGGAGAAGTCGAAATCAGCTAAACACCCCCAAGAAATGGCTGGTAAGTGTTTTCGttagtttcttttgtttaaaatttagaaagaagaaaagggattttggaggtttgtttgagtgtttgatGTGTATTACTATTATGCATTACAGTGCCGGATGCAGGATTCGATTCCATCAGACGATGAGTATCGATCATCGCGCAACATAGCTATCAGTTTATTTAGGCGGTACAGGAATGTGGTCGACCGTGGAGGAGGTGCCAACTTAAAAGTATATACAGAATTCAGTggtatttttgtgtgtttttctttgtttaatttctttcaCAACTGATGTTTAATTTGGTTGATCAGGAGTTCATCAGTGCTGGGGTGAATGCATATGCACTGGGGTGCTCTGACGAGGGATTAAGAAAAGAACTTGTTGATATGAAGGAATCTGGTGTTGAAATTGAAGGAATGCACAGCTATGGTGGAACCACCAGTTTGAAATCCAAGATTGCATCAGAGGAGGTGAACTCGCTTCTTTGTTATTAACTTGTACCATTTGTCGAAATGCAACTATTGTAGCATATGTTCACGCATTATCTGATTGACTAAGGATTGGAATATGAAATTTATTTACCATTTGTCGAAATACAACTATTGTAGCATATGTTCACTCGTTATCTGATTGACTAAGGATTGGAATATGAAATTTATTTCCCGACTCGGATGATCTTTGTGATCTATTGACTAGAATGAGTCCTAGTCATAGTCTAATGTTGAAAATGTGGGAAGCAGGAAATGTATGTTAAGGTTTCGGTTGGTTAAACTTTTCGAATGTTGCTTCTTAAGGTGAATGATTAATTAATTGGGATCCGGATCCCCTTTTCCGTCTTTTCTTCACAATGCAGGTTGATGAGTGCATTCTGTGGTTGAGCATTATATTCATCACCATTTTGTGTACACCACAGCCAACAATAGTTAGATGGTCATCCACACCGCCAGTGTCGGACGAAGAAAGACTCAAATGGAAGGGCTTTTGTGCACTCATAGCAAATGCGTATTACGTGAGAGGAATGGCATGGTAAGCTTCTTTCAGCATATTCAATTCCTAACTCAATTACTTGATGTTATTACAACAAATAATCAACTTCCACTTTGAACGTTTCAATTTGCTTTTGAAGCATTTTAAACACTATTTTCTCGCAATATAAATCGTTTGTGAAGGTTCAACTCTTTGCTTAGAACTTTTTTTCTTGAAGGCTTCCAGTAAAGACACTTCAACTAGAGCAAATGGCAGTGGTTGGACAAGCCGAGGAACCATCAGTTGTTGCAAGTCGAATGCGATTAGTTTTTAGCACGCTTGAGGTTAGCTGAATATAGCACATTTTCCAAGTAACTAATTGAGAATATTTTGTGTTCAATATCAGCCCTTACCCTTGTGGTGGTTTCTGTTATATTGTCTGCATATATATTTGCTGTAATACATTTATAGATTGTATCGAACCAAATTACGCTCTGCCCTAGAATATGTGATGAGGAATTGACTGTGATGAACAACGAATTATTTGCACGTGCAGGTTGTGAGTCCACAATGGCCTAGAGTATAGCGATTCGGTTTCAAGAACAGATTATATGCTGACTGTACTTTACATTTGTGGTATGTAAATCTGTATAGCCCAAATATTTTACACCTTAGAAGGGAAAAACAGAGGGAAATACTATAGCCTCATGTTCGAATTTTACTTATGAATGTGAAGAATGTCACTGTTTTTGTTCAAGTTATTTGTTCACGGGCTATTTCAGAGGTTAGAAAGGTTGGCTTGCATCACAAGTTTGTGCTTTCACCTTCACCCTCACTCTCTCCTTCTACccacctctctctctaaacccagCCCAAAACCCACGATCACTAAAACCCTAGCCCCCAAACGAAACAGCCCGCCCCTCCTTTCCTCCACCTTCCTCGCTGCCACCATGGACACTGGAAATACAACAAGATTTGTGTTCCAACCTATTGCTTCTCGTCTGGTCATCTGATTCGCTCAATCCACCAACCTGGGACACAAAACCCGACACCCAGTCACAATTCAGGAGAGGGGGCAGCGAATTCGGTTGTTACTTCTTCCCTTCTAGAAATCCTTCAT is a genomic window containing:
- the LOC137715877 gene encoding histone H3.2, with the protein product MARTKQTARKSTGGKAPRKQLATKAARKSAPATGGVKKPHRFRPGTVALREIRKYQKSTELLIRKLPFQRLVREIAQDFKTDLRFQSSAVSALQEAAEAYLVGLFEDTNLCAIHAKRVTIMPKDIQLARRIRGERA
- the LOC137715886 gene encoding uncharacterized protein isoform X2, with the protein product MQDSIPSDDEYRSSRNIAISLFRRYRNVVDRGGGANLKEFISAGVNAYALGCSDEGLRKELVDMKESGVEIEGMHSYGGTTSLKSKIASEEVDECILWLSIIFITILCTPQPTIVRWSSTPPVSDEERLKWKGFCALIANAYYVRGMAWLPVKTLQLEQMAVVGQAEEPSVVASRMRLVFSTLEVVSPQWPRV
- the LOC137715886 gene encoding uncharacterized protein isoform X1, with the protein product MLMVYASGVITYSDSAHNFLQHEASLPCKTTHVNFLNKISICINPIGAPCNSTPSASYFSWRSRNQLNTPKKWLCRMQDSIPSDDEYRSSRNIAISLFRRYRNVVDRGGGANLKEFISAGVNAYALGCSDEGLRKELVDMKESGVEIEGMHSYGGTTSLKSKIASEEVDECILWLSIIFITILCTPQPTIVRWSSTPPVSDEERLKWKGFCALIANAYYVRGMAWLPVKTLQLEQMAVVGQAEEPSVVASRMRLVFSTLEVVSPQWPRV